The following nucleotide sequence is from Siphonobacter curvatus.
ACCCACTGAGCCGATGATGGGGCTGAGGGCATTACGGATTTCGTGGCTCATGGTGGAGAGGAAACGGGCTTTGGCCTGACGGGCGTCTTCGGCTTCGGCCCGGGCCCGTTCGGCCTGAAAGTGTTTGCGGCGAAGTTCGAGCAGCATGACTACCTGATAGGATAGGTCTTTGAGGGCCTGCAGCTGATCTTCGCTGAGTTGCTTGGGCTTTTCGTCAATAATGCACAAAGAGCCCAGGGGATACCCTTCCGGATTGACCAGCGGAATCCCCGCGTAAAAAATCACCCCCGGCTGACCGATGGTGAAAGGATTATCATGAAACCGTTCGTCCTGCCGCATGTCGGGCACTATCAAGGGTATTTCTGGTTCCAGGATCACGTGCGAACAAAAGGACAATTCACGCGGAATTTCATTCGCATCAATTCCTTTTCTTGATTTTACCCAGTGCCGGGTGCGGTCAATGAGTGAAATCATACTGATAGGAGTACCGCATATCTGGGATGCCAGCCGCGTAATGGCGTCGTAAGCCATTTCGGGTAGGGAATCCATAATTTTATATTCCTCCAGTGCTGCTAAGCGAGCGGATTCATTAATCGGAATAGCGGGTTGAATCATGGCGGACAATTGAGTGACGATCACTAGAAAAGCAAAATATCCCAAAAAGTTCTTACTTTATTTCGATTTTGCTTAAAAAATTATCCTTAAACCTTTTTCAAAACCCCGTCTACTCCTTTTAAAAGCAAAGTTCAAATAACGGTTGAGTCGATACGTCCGCTTCTAAAGACTTCTGAAGAATCGGTTCACTTCATTAGGCAGTATTCGTTGACGAAAAAAACCACTACGCCGTCGGTACTAAGGTTTTATTTTTTAGTAGCGGTTTTGGTATACGTTCCCACTTCCTGCCCATCGTCACGAATCAGGCGAATAGCCAGGTTTTTCGCATCGGCTTCGAGCTGGATTAGGGTACGGTTGCCCACTTTCGGACCTCCTCCAATCACTACCGGATACGAATGCTGCCCTTTCACGGGTAAGTGCACCCCGTACGTATGCGTATGTCCACTGATGGTGACATCGATTTTGTACCGATCAAACAGAGGCGAAAACAATTGTTTGACGTGTGTGGCCCCGTGCCAGTCGCCCGAGTACTGCGGCGGAATATGCATTAGTACGACCCGAAAAACCGCCATTTTGAACGCAGGTCCCTGCATCACCCGCTCCAGCCAGCGAGCCTGTTCCTCTCGGTACGCATCAAAATCGACCAGCCCGGCGTATACGGGTTCAGCGTCGGGTTTGTCTTCCCCGGTATCCAGAGCGATGAAATGCACCGGCCCCCAGGTCCAGTCAAAGTACGGTTTTCCTTCCGGATTACGGAAGTAGTCGAACCACTCGCGGCGGAATTTGCCCCGCGTTTCGTGATTCCCCCGCACGTAGTAAAAAGGTGTCTGACTGGCAAATTGCTCCGTGGCGGGTTTCAGCAAGTGATCAATGACTTGCTGTTCATCCGTTTGGTAATCAAAAATATCACCGTTCAAAAACACAAAATCACGGCCTGATTGTGTATCGAGCTTTAATAACTGGGCAAAAGACTCGGGCCGGTCGTGAATGTCATTCAAAATCAGAGCCCGTACCTGGGTAGGTTGTTGAGCCGGCGTTGTAAATTGGTACAGTTTGCTCTGAGCCGTATCGCCGTAGGTTAATTGATAAGGTTTGAATTCCCTAATCTCGCGGGAAAAGACCCGGTAATAGTAAGTAGTACCAGCCCGTAAATCCTGAAGGGTAATCTGGTTAATTCGGTTGTAGGAATCCACCAGCCCGTGGGTCACGCGGTGGGCTTTCTGTCCTAATTGTTGAGTCGTACCAAACTCCACCCAACTGTATGACGGTCGTTCGCAAATCCATTGGATGGTCATGGCGTCTGGTTTTGGATCCTGCAAATACGGTTCGCAAGCCAGGCGGGGAGCATCCGTAGCTTTGGTAGCGGAGATCGAGCTTGTAACCCCCAGGGCCAATGCCTGCTGAAGAAATTTTCGGCGGGAATCAATAGCAAGTTTCATAGGTTTCGAGATAAAAACAGGTGTTTGAGTCAGTGGACCTTAAACACCTGTTGTGAATGTACTACTTTTTGAAGAATCGCTAGAGACCGTCCTGCCAGCCGGGATTCTGTGTCAGGTTTTTATTGAGCAGGCGTTCCTGAATGGGGATGGGATAGAGGTAATCCCGGTTTTCGTTGAATGACTTGGTCTGGTTGGAATTAATCAGTACCAATCCTCCATTCTTGCCCCCTTCCAGCACCACTTCCGAACCCAGTTTCAGGTACTGCGGTCCCTTTTCCGTGGGTTTGGTTCCTTCATAAATGACCACGTCGGTCGTACCGTTGTTGTCCAAATCGTACTTACCCAGTCCCGGGAAATACATGCCTTTAAACTGATCAGCTACCAGATGACCTTCTTTCCAACGCATCAAATCGTTCCAGCGGTAGGATTCCATCACTAACTCAATTCGGCGTTCGCGGCGAATTTCCAGAATGACCCCACGGTTCGCTTCGCTTACGTGGGTGTACTGAGCCGCCAGGTAAGGATCTACATCGGCGTTGGCTTTGGCCAGTTCCAGGGCGGGCATGGCGACGCGTTGGCGAATGAGCTGAATCGATTTATCCAAATCACTCTGCGACAAAGTTCCCAGTTCCGCTTTCGCTTCGGCGTAATTGAGCAGCACTTCGGCGTAGCGGAACACGGGCATATCATTGAGCGACTTGTTGTACGAATCCTCGGTTTCGGCCGTCACAAATTTGGTCAGTTGATAGCCCGTTACGGTCGCT
It contains:
- a CDS encoding FN3 domain-containing metallophosphoesterase family protein; its protein translation is MKLAIDSRRKFLQQALALGVTSSISATKATDAPRLACEPYLQDPKPDAMTIQWICERPSYSWVEFGTTQQLGQKAHRVTHGLVDSYNRINQITLQDLRAGTTYYYRVFSREIREFKPYQLTYGDTAQSKLYQFTTPAQQPTQVRALILNDIHDRPESFAQLLKLDTQSGRDFVFLNGDIFDYQTDEQQVIDHLLKPATEQFASQTPFYYVRGNHETRGKFRREWFDYFRNPEGKPYFDWTWGPVHFIALDTGEDKPDAEPVYAGLVDFDAYREEQARWLERVMQGPAFKMAVFRVVLMHIPPQYSGDWHGATHVKQLFSPLFDRYKIDVTISGHTHTYGVHLPVKGQHSYPVVIGGGPKVGNRTLIQLEADAKNLAIRLIRDDGQEVGTYTKTATKK
- a CDS encoding GAF domain-containing protein, which produces MGYFAFLVIVTQLSAMIQPAIPINESARLAALEEYKIMDSLPEMAYDAITRLASQICGTPISMISLIDRTRHWVKSRKGIDANEIPRELSFCSHVILEPEIPLIVPDMRQDERFHDNPFTIGQPGVIFYAGIPLVNPEGYPLGSLCIIDEKPKQLSEDQLQALKDLSYQVVMLLELRRKHFQAERARAEAEDARQAKARFLSTMSHEIRNALSPIIGSVG